A window of bacterium genomic DNA:
CCAGCAGCTGCCGGTCTGCCCGCTCGAAACCCTGCATGAAGACATTGTCCCAGGTCACCGAACGCTAAGCCGGCAAACACGCCTCTACCAGGCTACCTTTTTCAGCAGGCTCCTAGCCGGCCGTGACCTGCCCGCTCATGCCAGCCGCGAGCAGGCCGTCCGCCAGGCCGAGATCCGCCGCCTGGCGCTGGTACTCGGCCAGGCCCGGCGTGACCTCAAGGACAACCGCGCCCAGCTGCTGGCCATCGTCGAGGACATCGCTCCCGGCCTGACCAGCCGCTTCGGCGTGGCCCGGTCAGCGCCGCGCAGGCCATCGTCAGCTTCTCCCACCCAGGCCGGTGCCGCAGCGAAGCGGCCTACGCCGCGCTAGCCTGCACCAGCCCGCTCCCGGCCAGCAGCGGCCAGACCGTCCGGCACCGGCTCAACCGCGGCGGGGACCGGGCCCTCAACCGGGCCATCCATGCCATCGCGCTGGTCCGGATGCGCAGTTGCCCGCGCACGCGGGCCTACGTTGCCCGGCGCACCGCCGAGGGAAAGACCCGCAGGGAAATCCGCCGCTGCATCAAGCGCTATATCGCCCGCGAGCTCTACCGGCAGCTCACCCACTCGATGAATCCTCCGGTGGGCCCTTGACAAACATAGAAGCGTCAAACGCCAGGCCGCCTGGCAGCACACCGGATAACGCGACAGTGTGGCGCCCTGGTCATGCGTTATGAAATCCGCAGCCGCCTACCCTTGCGCGGTGGAGCGTGCTCCGGGTGCCTTGACCCACGCCTGATATGACACGGGCGTGAGGTCAAGGATCCCGAACCGAGGTCACTCCCTCGCCATCGACCACGGCTGGCGCGAGGTCGCCCAGACGGCGCTCGACTTCGTCAAGCGATTCGTCCCGGCCAAGCCGGGCTAGGCTACCTCTTATGAACAAGCCGCGCATCTTTCTCGGGTCGTCGGGCGAGCAGGCCAAGTTGCTCCGGGCGATCGAGCGCGGGCTCTCAGAGATCGCTGACGTCGAGCCGTGGACGACGACGTTCAACCCGGGGCGGTCCACCCTCGACCGGCTCGTCGAGCTCTCCCGAGAGGTCGATTTCGCCGCGTTCGTGTTCGCCCAAGACGACTGGACCACGACTGATGCGTCCCAGTCCGGCCAGGCGTCACCGCGCGACAACGTGGTGTTCGAGGCAGGGCTGTTCGGCGGCGCGCTGGGCATCCGGCGTACGTTCATCCTCCACGCGCACGGTTCGAAGCTGCCGAGCGACCTGCTCGGGCTGACCTCCGTCCGCTACGACCCGGCGACCAGCTCGGCGGAGGTTCGCGCGATCAACCAGAAGCTTCGCAAGGCGATCGAGACCGAGGGTCGTCGCGGACAGGTGGAGGGCCTGTGGTGGCAGCTCTCGCTCACCATGCGCAGCGACGACGAACCGTCGGCGGTGAGCCTCCTGCGCATCTCGCGGGACCGCGACGGTGGCCTGAACGTGAACGGCCGGGCCTGGCAGGAGGACGGCGCCCTGTCGGCCCGCTATTGGAGCGAGGCTACGAAGGAGCGCACGGATCCGGCCAGCATCTTCTACTACTGGAAGGGCGAGCGCCCTCGGCATCCGAATGCCCCCCAGCTCGAGGGCACCGGCGAGATCAGGGTAGAGAGCGCCGACCGCGCCACCGGGTACTGGACGACCCGGTCGGATCGCGATCCCGGGCTGAATGTCCGAACGTCTGGCGTCTACCTTCGAGCCGACCCGGCAGACCTCGAGGTGCTGGACGGCGGGAGCGAGGAGGAGCGAGCAGAGCTCATCGCGCAGCGCCTCCGGGACTGGAAGTCGGCCGCGAACGCGTTCTGAGCACCGAACGCAGAGGCCCGCGTCGTTGGCGGGCGGGCGCGCTCAGCCGACGGCGAACCTGCTGACGAACTCCTCCTGCCCAGACGTCTCGAGCGCGCGCGGCCCCCGCGTCGCCCGGACGAACGCGATCGCGTCCGTCGGCGAGACGCCGCCGTCGACCAGCGTGCAGGCGGCGATCATCCCGCTCCGACCGAGCCCGCCCATGCACGTCACGACGACCGACTCGCCTCGCTTGAGCCCGTCGCGAATCCACCCGACGAGGTCGACGGCCTCGCTCAGCGTGCACGTTCCCTGGTCGGGCACGGGAAGCCACCGGTAGTTGAGCCCGAACGCCTCGGCTCTGGTGCCGAGTTCGGGAACCCCGGCCCAGTCGAGCTCCGCATCCGTGGACAGGCACAGCAGGCGATCCACGCCCTCGTCCCGCAGTCGGCCAAGGTCCGCTTCGAGGTTGCGATCGCGGTCCCGCCGACCGGGACAGATCGTCATCCCGAGGCGGCCGGGCCCGATGTACGGGGATTCGATCCAGTCGACCCGGAGCACCAGGTTGGCCTTCACGGTGCCAGCGATCTGGTCGGCGAGCGAGCACGCGGCGACGAGCGCTGACTGCTTTTGCAGCGGCGACGGCTCCGGAAAGCCGAGGGTGTGAACGGCGTAGCGCAGGCCCGCCACCTGGTACTGCAGCGGGTTGCGATCATCGTGGCAGACCTCGCTGATCGTGTTCCGCAGCACCCGGAGAATCTCCCACGCTCGAACGAGGTGCGGCGACCGCACGTCATCGGGAAGGCCGGCGAGCGGGGCGCGCAGATCGGCGACCTCCCGGAGGGCGAGGGTGATCGAGATCGCCTCTCGCAGTTGGGCGTCGTCATCGATGGGCGTGAGCAGATAGAGGAGGTCGTTCTCGAACTTCGCCAGATCTTTGAGGACGTGTCCACGACCGGCGTGGAAGAAGTCGATGACCCACACGTTGTCGTGCGCGTCGACGAGGATGTTGGCCGCGTTGAGATCGCCGTGCACGTACGACACGTAGTGATAGTCCTGCGTGGGGAGAGGGGTGCGTGTGAGGAACTCGTCGTAGAAGTCGGAGACGTTCGGCAGCTCGAGCCCGCCGGGGAACCCGAGCATCGTCCGGGTCGCGTCCGGCACCAGGGCTGCGACGGCGGCCCGCACCCGCGGGGCCTTGTC
This region includes:
- a CDS encoding transposase codes for the protein MVSFSHPGRCRSEAAYAALACTSPLPASSGQTVRHRLNRGGDRALNRAIHAIALVRMRSCPRTRAYVARRTAEGKTRREIRRCIKRYIARELYRQLTHSMNPPVGP
- a CDS encoding nucleotide-binding protein, encoding MNKPRIFLGSSGEQAKLLRAIERGLSEIADVEPWTTTFNPGRSTLDRLVELSREVDFAAFVFAQDDWTTTDASQSGQASPRDNVVFEAGLFGGALGIRRTFILHAHGSKLPSDLLGLTSVRYDPATSSAEVRAINQKLRKAIETEGRRGQVEGLWWQLSLTMRSDDEPSAVSLLRISRDRDGGLNVNGRAWQEDGALSARYWSEATKERTDPASIFYYWKGERPRHPNAPQLEGTGEIRVESADRATGYWTTRSDRDPGLNVRTSGVYLRADPADLEVLDGGSEEERAELIAQRLRDWKSAANAF